In Puntigrus tetrazona isolate hp1 chromosome 18, ASM1883169v1, whole genome shotgun sequence, one genomic interval encodes:
- the fam214a gene encoding protein FAM214A isoform X1 has protein sequence MSKGRVLKSKQRSEDGRRSAGILEGITVSVTNMKPDREAAEEFFEYDAEEFLVFLTLLITEGRTPECSVKGRTEGVHCPPAQSAMPVLTKHECSDKIPQCRQARRTRSEVMLLWRNHIPIMIEVMLLPDCCYSDEGPTTDCTDLNDPAIKQDALLLERWTLQPVPRQSGDRFIEEKTLLLAVRSYVFFSQLSAWLSASHGLVPRNILYRISAADEELLWNFSQTPSEHAFPVPNVSHSVALKVRVQSLPRQPKYPVLRCSIHSGIAFLGKRNLERGEGRNHPGENRSSLRLPGSPLFSRPLRPSPPPHSPLNTRKCHPRPESPLPPGKAVKWLYSRLNGGVDTPPTEAYNSCSDGAESPKTSSVESPIRGFKSLSITDPLVTPSPSPSSISGETNPLIGSLLQERQEVIARIAQRLNLCDPTAPHLPDALFTSQEPPGHKTTWNSSQDKERLKKSKEPLFPVSQPQNHNGTSPEIPERSRSSLFDTPLSPRSRTRLDRVDRESKTSPKPSTCRRLVLSDQSAEGSLIADAVQDISRLIQERLQHSYSLLNGTYKLKTSQTEQAETNHGAQTNGFVSSSHEKSTSTPNGEASTDPRISQATKCCRSPDSRHRKRDCSPRPQNVASLKLEDHSVTKSQPLSATNKQQYASRESWTSLKSNSSHARSPQKNGLTRTGYLQAFKTQEANREKGAEKDVWNGSTFPEKDENHEPWASPSSTPANLTCNTSSPAHTQSNHTRPSPLKPCSNWKKQNRHSIDGTATKAFHPCTGLPLLSSPVPQRKSQTGYFDLDTSLIHCRGVPWAANKRVLKRSQDCDESQHQILSASAPPASLSLLGNFEECVLNYRLEPLGTVEGFTAEVGASGTFCPSHMTLPVDVSFYSVSDDNAPSPYMGVINLESLGKRGYRVPPSGTIQVTLFNPNKTVVKMFVVMYDLREMPASHQTFLRQRTFSVPVKREFNGQNNKKPSPLGQGRTLRYLVHLRFQSSKSGKIYLHRDIRLLFSRKSMEVDSGAAYELKSFTESPADPPFSPRC, from the exons AAGCAGCAGAGGAGTTCTTTGAGTATGACGCTGAGGAGTTCCTAGTGTTCCTGACTCTCCTGATCACAGAAGGACGGACTCCGGAATGTTCCGTAAAGGGGCGGACGGAGGGTGTTCACTGCCCACCTGCCCAGTCTGCTATGCCTGTCCTTACCAAACATGAATGCAGCGACAAAATACCACAG TGTCGTCAGGCAAGAAGAACAAGGTCTGAGGTCATGTTACTATGGCGCAATCACATCCCCATCATGATTGAGGTGATGCTGCTTCCTGACTGTTGCTATAGCGATGAAGGCCCGACCACGGACTGCACAGACCTAAATGATCCAGCAATAAAGCAAGATGCGCTCTTACTAGAGAGATGGACTTTACAGCCAGTGCCCAGACA GAGTGGAGATCGATTTATTGAGGAGAAAACCTTGCTGTTGGCTGTGCGTTCCTACGTGTTTTTCTCGCAGCTCAGTGCGTGGCTCAGTGCCTCTCACGGACTTGTACCTAGAAACATCCTATACAG AATAAGTGCAGCTGATGAAGAACTACTATGGAACTTCTCACAAACACCCTCTGAACATGCTTTTCCTGTCCCAAACGTTTCCCATAGTGTCGCTCTCAAAGTGCGGGTTCAATCTTTGCCTCGCCAGCCCAAATACCCTGTACTCAGATGTAGCATCCACTCAGGTATAGCTTTTTTGGGCAAGAGAAACCTGGAGCGTGGAGAGGGTAGGAACCATCCTGGAGAGAATCGCAGTTCCCTCCGTCTGCCAGGATCTCCACTCTTCTCCAGGCCTCTACGTCCTTCTCCACCTCCCCACAGCCCTCTTAACACCCGTAAATGCCACCCTCGCCCTGAGTCCCCTCTCCCACCAGGTAAAGCCGTCAAGTGGCTGTACTCTCGGCTTAACGGCGGTGTGGACACCCCCCCTACAGAGGCATATAACTCGTGTTCTGATGGGGCAGAAAGCCCAAAGACCTCAAGTGTGGAGTCACCAATTCGTGGTTTTAAATCACTCTCCATTACCGACCCTTTAGTTACCCCCAGCCCAAGTCCCAGCTCCATCTCAGGTGAAACCAACCCTCTCATTGGCTCCCTGCTTCAGGAAAGACAGGAAGTAATTGCTCGCATTGCTCAGCGACTGAATTTATGCGACCCTACGGCTCCCCATCTCCCTGATGCTCTCTTCACTTCTCAAGAACCACCAGGACACAAAACAACCTGGAACTCGTCGCAGGATAAGGAACGCTTGAAGAAATCCAAAGAACCCCTCTTCCCAGTCTCCCAGCCTCAAAACCACAATGGAACCAGTCCAGAAATCCCTGAGAGGAGCCGGTCTTCTCTCTTTGACACCCCCTTGAGCCCTAGAAGCAGAACACGGCTGGACAGAGTCGACCGAGAATCAAAAACTTCCCCAAAACCCTCGACTTGCAGGCGCCTGGTACTCAGTGACCAGTCTGCTGAGGGTTCACTGATTGCAGATGCAGTTCAGGACATCTCGAGGTTGATTCAGGAGCGACTGCAACATTCCTACAGTCTCCTGAATGGCACCTATAAATTGAAGACCTCTCAAACCGAACAGGCTGAGACAAATCACGGAGCGCAGACAAATGGCTTTGTATCATCAAGCCATGAGAAGTCTACAAGTACACCCAATGGTGAGGCAAGCACAGATCCACGTATTTCCCAAGCAACAAAATGTTGCAGATCTCCTGATTCTCGTCACAGAAAGCGGGACTGTTCCCCTAGACCACAAAATGTGGCCAGTTTAAAACTTGAAGACCACAGCGTCACAAAATCACAGCCTTTATCGGCAACTAATAAGCAACAGTATGCCAGTAGAGAGTCCTGGACCTCCTTGAAAAGCAACTCTAGCCATGCTCGCTCTCCTCAGAAGAATGGCCTGACCCGGACTGGATACCTCCAGGCCTTCAAGACCCAAGAGGCAAACCGTGAGAAAGGAGCAGAAAAGGATGTCTGGAATGGGTCCACTTTTCCTGAGAAGGATGAGAACCACGAGCCCTGGGCTTCTCCTTCTAGCACACCAGCCAACCTTACTTGCAACACCTCCAGTCCTGCCCACACCCAGAGCAATCATACT AGACCCTCCCCATTGAAGCCCTGCAGTAACTGGAAAAAACAGAATCGCCACTCCATAGACGGAACTGCAACAAAAGCCTTCCACCCCTGCACAGGCCTACCTCTCCTCTCCAGCCCG GTTCCTCAAAGAAAAAGCCAGACAGGATATTTTGATTTAGATACATCTTTGATTCACTGCAGAGGTGTGCCATGGGCCGCCAATAAGAG ggttTTGAAAAGATCACAAGACTGTGATGAGTCTCAGCATCAGATCCTCAGTGCCAGTGCTCCACCCGCCAGCCTCAGCCTTTTGGGAAACTTTGAG GAGTGTGTATTGAATTATCGTTTGGAGCCATTGGGCACAGTTGAGGGTTTCACAGCAGAGGTCGGTGCCAGCGGAACTTTCTGCCCCAGTCACATGACCTTACCTGTTGACGTGTCAttctacagcgtctctgatGATAACGCACCTTCCCCCTACATG GGTGTCATAAACTTGGAGTCTCTCGGTAAGAGGGGATATCGAGTACCTCCTTCAGGAACCATTCAAGTG ACCTTATTTAACCCTAATAAGACGGTGGTGAAGATGTTTGTGGTGATGTATGATCTGAGAGAAATGCCCGCCAGCCATCAGACATTCCTGCGGCAGAGAACCTTCTCGGTCCCAGTCAAACGCGAGTTTAATGGACAGAACAACAAAAAGCCGTCCCCACTGGGTCAAGGACGAACCCTCCGCTACCTCGTCCATCTGAG GTTCCAGAGCTCCAAATCTGGAAAGATCTACCTCCATCGGGACATCCGGCTCCTTTTCTCCCGTAAATCCATGGAAGTGGACAGTGGTGCTGCCTATGAGCTCAAGTCATTCACAGAGTCACCTGCCGACCCCCCTTTCTCTCCCAGATGCTAA
- the fam214a gene encoding protein FAM214A isoform X2 — translation MPVLTKHECSDKIPQCRQARRTRSEVMLLWRNHIPIMIEVMLLPDCCYSDEGPTTDCTDLNDPAIKQDALLLERWTLQPVPRQSGDRFIEEKTLLLAVRSYVFFSQLSAWLSASHGLVPRNILYRISAADEELLWNFSQTPSEHAFPVPNVSHSVALKVRVQSLPRQPKYPVLRCSIHSGIAFLGKRNLERGEGRNHPGENRSSLRLPGSPLFSRPLRPSPPPHSPLNTRKCHPRPESPLPPGKAVKWLYSRLNGGVDTPPTEAYNSCSDGAESPKTSSVESPIRGFKSLSITDPLVTPSPSPSSISGETNPLIGSLLQERQEVIARIAQRLNLCDPTAPHLPDALFTSQEPPGHKTTWNSSQDKERLKKSKEPLFPVSQPQNHNGTSPEIPERSRSSLFDTPLSPRSRTRLDRVDRESKTSPKPSTCRRLVLSDQSAEGSLIADAVQDISRLIQERLQHSYSLLNGTYKLKTSQTEQAETNHGAQTNGFVSSSHEKSTSTPNGEASTDPRISQATKCCRSPDSRHRKRDCSPRPQNVASLKLEDHSVTKSQPLSATNKQQYASRESWTSLKSNSSHARSPQKNGLTRTGYLQAFKTQEANREKGAEKDVWNGSTFPEKDENHEPWASPSSTPANLTCNTSSPAHTQSNHTRPSPLKPCSNWKKQNRHSIDGTATKAFHPCTGLPLLSSPVPQRKSQTGYFDLDTSLIHCRGVPWAANKRVLKRSQDCDESQHQILSASAPPASLSLLGNFEECVLNYRLEPLGTVEGFTAEVGASGTFCPSHMTLPVDVSFYSVSDDNAPSPYMGVINLESLGKRGYRVPPSGTIQVTLFNPNKTVVKMFVVMYDLREMPASHQTFLRQRTFSVPVKREFNGQNNKKPSPLGQGRTLRYLVHLRFQSSKSGKIYLHRDIRLLFSRKSMEVDSGAAYELKSFTESPADPPFSPRC, via the exons ATGCCTGTCCTTACCAAACATGAATGCAGCGACAAAATACCACAG TGTCGTCAGGCAAGAAGAACAAGGTCTGAGGTCATGTTACTATGGCGCAATCACATCCCCATCATGATTGAGGTGATGCTGCTTCCTGACTGTTGCTATAGCGATGAAGGCCCGACCACGGACTGCACAGACCTAAATGATCCAGCAATAAAGCAAGATGCGCTCTTACTAGAGAGATGGACTTTACAGCCAGTGCCCAGACA GAGTGGAGATCGATTTATTGAGGAGAAAACCTTGCTGTTGGCTGTGCGTTCCTACGTGTTTTTCTCGCAGCTCAGTGCGTGGCTCAGTGCCTCTCACGGACTTGTACCTAGAAACATCCTATACAG AATAAGTGCAGCTGATGAAGAACTACTATGGAACTTCTCACAAACACCCTCTGAACATGCTTTTCCTGTCCCAAACGTTTCCCATAGTGTCGCTCTCAAAGTGCGGGTTCAATCTTTGCCTCGCCAGCCCAAATACCCTGTACTCAGATGTAGCATCCACTCAGGTATAGCTTTTTTGGGCAAGAGAAACCTGGAGCGTGGAGAGGGTAGGAACCATCCTGGAGAGAATCGCAGTTCCCTCCGTCTGCCAGGATCTCCACTCTTCTCCAGGCCTCTACGTCCTTCTCCACCTCCCCACAGCCCTCTTAACACCCGTAAATGCCACCCTCGCCCTGAGTCCCCTCTCCCACCAGGTAAAGCCGTCAAGTGGCTGTACTCTCGGCTTAACGGCGGTGTGGACACCCCCCCTACAGAGGCATATAACTCGTGTTCTGATGGGGCAGAAAGCCCAAAGACCTCAAGTGTGGAGTCACCAATTCGTGGTTTTAAATCACTCTCCATTACCGACCCTTTAGTTACCCCCAGCCCAAGTCCCAGCTCCATCTCAGGTGAAACCAACCCTCTCATTGGCTCCCTGCTTCAGGAAAGACAGGAAGTAATTGCTCGCATTGCTCAGCGACTGAATTTATGCGACCCTACGGCTCCCCATCTCCCTGATGCTCTCTTCACTTCTCAAGAACCACCAGGACACAAAACAACCTGGAACTCGTCGCAGGATAAGGAACGCTTGAAGAAATCCAAAGAACCCCTCTTCCCAGTCTCCCAGCCTCAAAACCACAATGGAACCAGTCCAGAAATCCCTGAGAGGAGCCGGTCTTCTCTCTTTGACACCCCCTTGAGCCCTAGAAGCAGAACACGGCTGGACAGAGTCGACCGAGAATCAAAAACTTCCCCAAAACCCTCGACTTGCAGGCGCCTGGTACTCAGTGACCAGTCTGCTGAGGGTTCACTGATTGCAGATGCAGTTCAGGACATCTCGAGGTTGATTCAGGAGCGACTGCAACATTCCTACAGTCTCCTGAATGGCACCTATAAATTGAAGACCTCTCAAACCGAACAGGCTGAGACAAATCACGGAGCGCAGACAAATGGCTTTGTATCATCAAGCCATGAGAAGTCTACAAGTACACCCAATGGTGAGGCAAGCACAGATCCACGTATTTCCCAAGCAACAAAATGTTGCAGATCTCCTGATTCTCGTCACAGAAAGCGGGACTGTTCCCCTAGACCACAAAATGTGGCCAGTTTAAAACTTGAAGACCACAGCGTCACAAAATCACAGCCTTTATCGGCAACTAATAAGCAACAGTATGCCAGTAGAGAGTCCTGGACCTCCTTGAAAAGCAACTCTAGCCATGCTCGCTCTCCTCAGAAGAATGGCCTGACCCGGACTGGATACCTCCAGGCCTTCAAGACCCAAGAGGCAAACCGTGAGAAAGGAGCAGAAAAGGATGTCTGGAATGGGTCCACTTTTCCTGAGAAGGATGAGAACCACGAGCCCTGGGCTTCTCCTTCTAGCACACCAGCCAACCTTACTTGCAACACCTCCAGTCCTGCCCACACCCAGAGCAATCATACT AGACCCTCCCCATTGAAGCCCTGCAGTAACTGGAAAAAACAGAATCGCCACTCCATAGACGGAACTGCAACAAAAGCCTTCCACCCCTGCACAGGCCTACCTCTCCTCTCCAGCCCG GTTCCTCAAAGAAAAAGCCAGACAGGATATTTTGATTTAGATACATCTTTGATTCACTGCAGAGGTGTGCCATGGGCCGCCAATAAGAG ggttTTGAAAAGATCACAAGACTGTGATGAGTCTCAGCATCAGATCCTCAGTGCCAGTGCTCCACCCGCCAGCCTCAGCCTTTTGGGAAACTTTGAG GAGTGTGTATTGAATTATCGTTTGGAGCCATTGGGCACAGTTGAGGGTTTCACAGCAGAGGTCGGTGCCAGCGGAACTTTCTGCCCCAGTCACATGACCTTACCTGTTGACGTGTCAttctacagcgtctctgatGATAACGCACCTTCCCCCTACATG GGTGTCATAAACTTGGAGTCTCTCGGTAAGAGGGGATATCGAGTACCTCCTTCAGGAACCATTCAAGTG ACCTTATTTAACCCTAATAAGACGGTGGTGAAGATGTTTGTGGTGATGTATGATCTGAGAGAAATGCCCGCCAGCCATCAGACATTCCTGCGGCAGAGAACCTTCTCGGTCCCAGTCAAACGCGAGTTTAATGGACAGAACAACAAAAAGCCGTCCCCACTGGGTCAAGGACGAACCCTCCGCTACCTCGTCCATCTGAG GTTCCAGAGCTCCAAATCTGGAAAGATCTACCTCCATCGGGACATCCGGCTCCTTTTCTCCCGTAAATCCATGGAAGTGGACAGTGGTGCTGCCTATGAGCTCAAGTCATTCACAGAGTCACCTGCCGACCCCCCTTTCTCTCCCAGATGCTAA
- the arpp19a gene encoding cAMP-regulated phosphoprotein 19a, protein MEDIKPEETNVDEQKDEENKVCPEKMEEAKLKAKYPHLGNKPGGSDLLRKRLQKGPKYFDSGDYNMAKAKIKNKQLPAAQTEKTEITGDHIPTPQDLPQRKPSLVASKLAG, encoded by the exons ATGGAGGACATAAAGCCCGAGGAGACGAACGTGGACGAGCAGAAG gATGAGGAGAATAAGGTCTGTCCAGAGAAAATGGAGGAAGCCAAACTGAAGGCCAAATACCCTCACCTGGGTAATAAACCCGGAGGATCCGATCTGCTCAGAAAAAGACTGCAGAAGGGG CCAAAGTACTTCGACTCGGGCGACTACAACATGGCGAAGGCCAAGATCAAGAACAAGCAGCTTCCAGCAGCGCAGACAGAGAAGACCGAAATCACCGGAGACCACATCCCCACTCCTCAGGACCTGCCGCAGAGGAAACCCTCTCTGGTGGCCAGCAAACTGGCCGGCTGA